AAATTGATTTATGTGTTCCGTATCAACGATGAGAAACATAAAGGTTGCCTGAAAGTCGGTGAGGCAACCTCTGACAATGAAAATATTTGGGGGCTTGAACCAAACAGTAAAGCACTCAACGAAGCGGCCCGTAAGCGTATCAATCAATATACGCAAACAGCTGCTATTGATTACGATTTGCTCTATACCGAAGTTTCTGTATATTCCCAAAATGGTACATTAAAAGCTTTCTCCGATGCCGAGGTGCATAATGTTCTTTTACGTTCTGGTATTGAAAAGATTCCTTTCGACAAGCAAAATAAAGCCAACGAGTGGTTTAAGACTGACCTCCAAACGGTAAAAAACGCCATTGCTGCAGTAAAGAAAGGCAAAGATTCGCTCGATGCCAGTCAGATAAGCACTAACCAAAGCCCTATTATGTTTCGTCCGGAGCAGAAGGAAGCTATCGACAAAACAGAAAAACAATTTCGCAAAAGCAACCAAATGCTTTGGAACGCCAAAATGCGCTTTGGTAAAACTCTCTCGGCACTGCAAGTGGTGAAAGATATGAATTTTGCCCGAACACTCATTCTGACTCATCGTCCTGTGGTTGATGCCGGCTGGTTTGAAGACTTCGGTAAAATTTTCTACGATAGTCCTGATTTTCATTATGGTTCTAAAAACAATGGCAATACTTTTGATACGCTTGAAAAACAAGCACAAAAAGGGAAGTTTGTCTATTTTGCATCTATGCAGGATTTGCGGGGCTCTGAACTTGTAGGAGGTAACTTTGACAAAAACAACGAAGTGTTTGCCACTCCGTGGGATTTTATTATTGTGGACGAAGCCCACGAAGGCATACAAACCGAACTCGGCAAAGCCGTAATGAACGAACTGGTGAAATCCGATACAAAAGTATTGCGTTTGTCGGGTACACCGTTCAATTTACTCGACGACTATAAGGAGGATGAAATATACACATGGGACTATGTAATGGAACAACGAGCCAAAGCCGATTGGGACAAGGTCCACCTTGGAGACCACAATCCTTACGCTGCCTTACCCCGTCTTCAAATTTTCACCTATGACCTTGGCAAACTGCTCCATCAATTTTCTGACGAAGATGTAGCCTTTAACTTCCATGAATTTTTCCGCGTAAACAAAGAATGTACATTCGTTCACGAAAAGGACGTTCGTTCATTTCTCAATCTTATAACTAAGGCCGACGGCGAAAGCAACTATCCATACTCTACAGAAAAATACCGCAACAACTTCCGTCATTCACTTTGGATGGTACCGGGAGTAAAAGAAGCACGGGTACTTAGTACTATGCTTCAGGCACATCCTGTATTTTCGCAATTCAGAATTGTGAACGTTGCCGGTGATGGAGATGAAGAAGAAGCCAACGAAGATGCACTCAAAAAAGTGAAAGATGCCATTGGCGAAAATCCGCAAGACACCTATACCATTACTCTTTCCTGCGGCAGGCTCACAACGGGCGTTTCCGTCCCTGCATGGACGGCTGTATTTATGCTTTCCGGCTCTTACAACACTTCGGCTTCGGGTTATATGCAAACCATTTTTCGCGTGCAAACACCTGCAAACATTAACGGACATGTAAAGGAAGATTGCTTTGTATTCGATTTCGCACCCGATCGCACGCTGAAAGTTATTGCCGAAACCGCCAAAATCTCTGCCAAAGCAGGCAAAACTACAGGCAGCGACCGGCAAACAATGGCTGAATTTTTGAATTTCTGCCCGATTATTGCCGTTGATGGTTCTCGCATGAGAACTTACGATGTAAACGGAATGCTCGAACAACTCAAAAAGGTTTACATTGAGCGCGTAGTGCACAACGGCTTTGAAGACGGCTACATGTACAATAACGACCAGCTGATGAAACTCGATGCTGTTGAACTTAGAGATTTTGAAGGTCTTAAAAAAATTATCGGCAGTACCAAGGCAATGCCCAAAAGCGGCGATATTGATATAAACAGGCAGGGATTCAGCGACGAAGAATACGAGCAATTAGAAAGTATAGAAAAAAAGGAACATTCTAAACAAGAACTCTCCGAAGAAGAAAAACGATTACTGGCAGAGAAAGTCGAAAAGAAGAAAAACCGCGACAGTGCTATTTCTATCCTGCGCGGCATTTCTATTCGTATGCCTTTGCTTATTTACGGTGCCGACGTGAGCGACGAAGACAAGGAAATCACTATAGACAACTTCACCCAGCTTATAGACACACAATCCTGGGAAGAGTTTATGCCCAAAGGTGTTACCAAAGAACTTTTCAACAGCTTTAAGAAATATTACGAACCCGACGTGTTCCGTGCCGCCGGCAAACGAATTCGGGCAATGGCCCGCGCTGCCGATAAACT
This genomic stretch from Bacteroidota bacterium harbors:
- a CDS encoding Eco57I restriction-modification methylase domain-containing protein, producing the protein MKFTSSLKLKLIYVFRINDEKHKGCLKVGEATSDNENIWGLEPNSKALNEAARKRINQYTQTAAIDYDLLYTEVSVYSQNGTLKAFSDAEVHNVLLRSGIEKIPFDKQNKANEWFKTDLQTVKNAIAAVKKGKDSLDASQISTNQSPIMFRPEQKEAIDKTEKQFRKSNQMLWNAKMRFGKTLSALQVVKDMNFARTLILTHRPVVDAGWFEDFGKIFYDSPDFHYGSKNNGNTFDTLEKQAQKGKFVYFASMQDLRGSELVGGNFDKNNEVFATPWDFIIVDEAHEGIQTELGKAVMNELVKSDTKVLRLSGTPFNLLDDYKEDEIYTWDYVMEQRAKADWDKVHLGDHNPYAALPRLQIFTYDLGKLLHQFSDEDVAFNFHEFFRVNKECTFVHEKDVRSFLNLITKADGESNYPYSTEKYRNNFRHSLWMVPGVKEARVLSTMLQAHPVFSQFRIVNVAGDGDEEEANEDALKKVKDAIGENPQDTYTITLSCGRLTTGVSVPAWTAVFMLSGSYNTSASGYMQTIFRVQTPANINGHVKEDCFVFDFAPDRTLKVIAETAKISAKAGKTTGSDRQTMAEFLNFCPIIAVDGSRMRTYDVNGMLEQLKKVYIERVVHNGFEDGYMYNNDQLMKLDAVELRDFEGLKKIIGSTKAMPKSGDIDINRQGFSDEEYEQLESIEKKEHSKQELSEEEKRLLAEKVEKKKNRDSAISILRGISIRMPLLIYGADVSDEDKEITIDNFTQLIDTQSWEEFMPKGVTKELFNSFKKYYEPDVFRAAGKRIRAMARAADKLCVEERIGRITAIFNTFRNPDKETVLTPWRVVNMHLGDCLGGYVFYDEKYENTTEQPRYVEQGSITQNVFAPDARILEINSKSGLYPLYMTYCIYHTCLKNEYPDGNSTPEQQLHIWDRVLAENIFVICKTPMAKSITKRTLTGFREERVNTRYFEDLVNQITNKADNFVGKVQQGKTYWKSNNNDNMKFNAIVGNPPYQVMDGGGTGSSAIPVYDKFVEIAKKIKPEYLSMIMPSRWFSGGRGLDSFRDEMLNDNRIRVIHDFLKATDCFPQVEIKGGVCYFLWDRDNEGECAVNTHKGNQLSSTKRSLLENGRDTFIRYNGAISILEKVNEINEDSFATIISANDPFGFDVRVDNSYKRIKPKFKLTQFDGGVEIYYNGWRKDGLGYIELSKISKNTDWIDKYKILIPKAWGTGDMNNDWLNPFIVAPNSCCTETYLVVGPFNDLKTAENAINYSQTKFFHFLLLLTKNTQNAMKKVYQFVPLQDFTSSSNIDWSKPVADIDRQLYAKYGLTDEEVAFIESMIKPME